From Aquificota bacterium, one genomic window encodes:
- the atpD gene encoding F0F1 ATP synthase subunit beta, translating into MKGRIVQVIGAVIDVEFGEKNLPPVRHGLKTRRKFIDDRGNWAEEDLYLEVAQHIGESRVRCIAMGPTDGLIRGQEVEYLGGPIKVPVGRATLGRIFNVVGQPIDEAGPVNAEEHWPMFREPPALEEQSTKVEILETGIKVVDLLEPYVKGGKVGLFGGAGVGKTVLMQELIHNIAKFHKGFSVVIGVGERTREGNDLWHEMKESGVLPYTVMVYGQMNEPPGVRFRVAQTGITMAEYFRDVEGQDVLVFIDNIFRFVQAGSEVSTLLGRLPSAVGYQPTLNTDVGEVQERITSTKKGSLTSIQAVYVPADDITDPAPYSVFAHLDATTVLARRLAELGIYPAVDPLESTSKYLAPEFVGEEHYQVASEVKRILQRYKELQEIIAILGMEELSEEDKAIVNRARRIQRFLAQPFHVAEQFTGMPGKYVRLEDNIRSFKEILTGKYDHLPEMAFYMVGTIEEVVEKAKALGAKV; encoded by the coding sequence ATGAAAGGAAGGATAGTGCAGGTTATAGGTGCAGTTATTGACGTGGAGTTTGGTGAAAAGAACTTGCCACCGGTCAGACATGGCCTCAAGACCAGGCGTAAATTCATAGATGACAGAGGAAACTGGGCAGAGGAAGACCTATACTTGGAAGTGGCACAGCATATAGGAGAGAGCAGGGTAAGGTGCATAGCTATGGGTCCTACTGATGGCCTTATAAGGGGTCAAGAGGTGGAGTATTTGGGTGGTCCCATAAAGGTGCCAGTGGGAAGGGCTACCTTGGGAAGGATATTTAATGTGGTAGGACAACCAATAGATGAGGCTGGTCCTGTTAACGCAGAAGAACATTGGCCCATGTTTAGGGAGCCACCAGCTCTTGAGGAGCAATCCACAAAGGTGGAAATATTGGAAACTGGTATAAAGGTTGTAGACTTGCTTGAGCCTTATGTGAAGGGTGGAAAGGTAGGTCTTTTCGGTGGTGCAGGAGTTGGAAAGACTGTGCTTATGCAGGAGCTCATCCACAACATAGCTAAGTTCCACAAAGGTTTTTCTGTGGTTATAGGTGTGGGAGAAAGGACAAGGGAAGGTAACGACCTTTGGCACGAGATGAAAGAATCTGGGGTTCTACCATACACAGTTATGGTCTATGGCCAGATGAACGAGCCACCGGGAGTGCGTTTTAGGGTTGCCCAAACGGGCATAACCATGGCGGAGTATTTTAGAGATGTAGAAGGCCAGGACGTGCTTGTCTTCATAGATAACATCTTTAGGTTCGTTCAGGCAGGTTCGGAGGTCTCCACACTCCTTGGAAGGCTTCCTTCCGCTGTGGGATACCAGCCCACACTCAACACGGACGTGGGAGAAGTTCAAGAGAGGATAACCTCTACCAAAAAAGGTTCTCTAACCTCCATACAGGCCGTTTATGTGCCTGCGGACGACATTACAGACCCAGCACCCTATTCGGTCTTTGCCCACCTTGATGCTACCACCGTTCTTGCAAGAAGGCTTGCAGAGCTTGGTATATACCCTGCTGTGGACCCTCTTGAGTCTACATCCAAGTATTTGGCTCCGGAGTTTGTGGGAGAGGAACACTATCAGGTTGCTTCAGAAGTAAAGAGAATACTCCAAAGGTACAAAGAGCTACAAGAGATTATAGCCATACTTGGTATGGAAGAGCTTTCCGAAGAGGACAAGGCCATAGTAAACAGAGCAAGAAGGATTCAAAGATTTTTGGCCCAGCCCTTCCACGTGGCAGAACAGTTTACCGGTATGCCCGGAAAGTATGTAAGGCTTGAAGATAATATAAGGAGCTTTAAGGAAATACTTACAGGAAAGTATGACCATCTGCCGGAGATGGCCTTCTATATGGTGGGAACCATAGAAGAGGTTGTAGAAAAGGCTAAAGCTCTGGGGGCTAAGGTTTGA
- the rph gene encoding ribonuclease PH → MRSDGRKPGELRPIRIIRDYLKHPEGSVLVEFGNTKVICTVSVQEGVPPFLKGKGQGWITAEYSMLPRATHTRNIRESVQGKIGGRTHEIQRMIGRAMRTALDLTKVGERTFWIDCDVIQADGGTRTASITGAFVALTDAVIKLYEDGVLTSTPIKDFVAAVSVGMVESNILLDLNFEEDSKAEVDINVVGTGSGRISEIQALGEEHSFTREEFDRMLSLGLEAIKQLVELQKAFFEVSGGIFRRKNIKEARL, encoded by the coding sequence TTGAGGTCTGACGGAAGAAAGCCCGGTGAGCTAAGGCCCATTAGAATAATTAGGGATTACCTTAAGCATCCAGAGGGCTCTGTGCTTGTGGAGTTCGGAAATACAAAGGTGATATGCACCGTTTCCGTTCAGGAGGGGGTTCCCCCCTTCCTTAAAGGGAAAGGCCAAGGTTGGATAACGGCGGAATACTCCATGCTACCAAGAGCAACCCACACAAGGAACATAAGGGAGTCTGTTCAAGGAAAGATAGGCGGTAGAACTCATGAGATACAAAGGATGATAGGTAGGGCTATGAGGACAGCCCTTGACCTAACAAAGGTGGGAGAGAGGACTTTTTGGATAGACTGCGATGTGATACAGGCTGATGGGGGTACAAGGACCGCATCCATAACAGGTGCCTTTGTGGCCCTTACGGATGCTGTCATAAAGCTCTATGAGGATGGTGTTTTGACATCAACACCTATTAAGGACTTTGTGGCTGCTGTAAGCGTAGGCATGGTGGAAAGCAATATACTTCTTGACCTAAACTTTGAGGAGGATTCAAAGGCAGAGGTTGATATAAACGTGGTAGGCACAGGCTCTGGTAGAATATCCGAAATACAAGCCCTCGGAGAAGAACACTCCTTTACAAGAGAAGAATTTGATAGGATGCTAAGCTTGGGTTTGGAGGCCATAAAACAGCTTGTGGAGCTACAAAAGGCCTTTTTTGAAGTAAGCGGGGGAATATTTAGAAGAAAAAATATAAAAGAAGCCCGTTTGTAG
- a CDS encoding DUF4212 domain-containing protein translates to MLTKEQLENYWRENRNLMLLVLFIWALVSYGAALISGWLNKIVIFGFPLGYYMGAQGSLIVFLLLIIFYAKKIRRVRN, encoded by the coding sequence ATGTTAACAAAAGAGCAGTTAGAAAATTATTGGCGGGAAAACCGCAACCTTATGCTTTTAGTTCTTTTTATATGGGCCTTAGTTTCTTATGGTGCTGCTCTTATATCAGGCTGGCTCAATAAAATAGTTATCTTTGGTTTTCCGCTTGGTTATTACATGGGCGCCCAAGGTTCCCTTATTGTATTCCTTCTTCTCATAATCTTTTATGCGAAAAAGATACGCCGGGTGAGAAATTAG
- a CDS encoding YggT family protein encodes MIEQVLNYSLAFYMWLVLGRAALSFFTTDRRNFFYNMLYVPTEPIYKLYRSFLPCCHTLAILISLLILRYMVIKLF; translated from the coding sequence ATGATAGAGCAGGTGTTAAACTACAGCCTTGCCTTTTATATGTGGCTCGTCCTCGGGCGGGCCGCCCTTTCCTTTTTTACCACAGACAGAAGAAACTTCTTTTATAACATGCTCTATGTGCCAACAGAGCCTATATACAAACTATATAGGTCCTTTTTGCCTTGCTGTCATACCTTGGCCATATTAATAAGTCTTTTGATCCTTAGATACATGGTCATAAAATTATTCTGA